The Saccharothrix violaceirubra genome segment GCTCACGTCCGACCCCCTCAGCCCTGCACCCAGCCGCGCACCGACGACGGGCCGTCGTCGGGCCGGTGGTGCTTCTGGTGTCCCCGGTGACCGTCGTGGTGTCCACCGTGGTGTCCGCCGCGTCGCTTGCCGACCGCGCCCTGCACGGCCTGGGCGACGAACGTGTTCAGCGACATGCCCTGCGACTGGGCCGCCTGCTCGGCCTTGGCCTTGAGCTCGTCGAGCAGGCGCAGCGTGATGCGCGTGGCGTCACCGGCCGAGGGCCGGGGAACTTCCTGCGTGCGGGGTTCGTCCTCCTCACGGGAGTCGGTGCCGGTGACGACCACCTGGACGTCCCGGCCGTCCAACCGGACGTCGACGACCGGGCCGTCCAGGGCCACGGTCACCTCCGCGGCCAGGTCGGACAGCGCGTTCATGATGGCCAGCCGGGCGGCTGGTTCGAGCGCGGCGGACAGGACGGCGGCGGTCCGGCGGGTGTCCTCGTCCCCGGCGGACGCGGCCGTCGCCAGGTCCTCGCGCAGTGCTGCGATGTACGGCGACAGATCCATGACACCACACTGACGTCGTCTGTGGTGTCGGTCAAGCGATCGAGCGACACCACCGGGTTAAATCAGGGTTATCCCTGAGATCCCTGTCCCGGTTTCGAGTGTTCGGGCACCTCTCCGCTTCGGGCACGCGTGGTCCGAAGCTCCCACCGCGCGTACCCGACCGGCCGTTCACCCCGAGGGTGTGAGGTCCACCCGCCCGGTCCGGGCACGTGCGGACTTCGGTTAGTGTTCGGCCTATGGAGACGGTGTCGCCCAAGGTGCAGTTGATCGCGAAGACGGAGTTCTTCCCGCCGGAGGACGTCCCGTGGT includes the following:
- a CDS encoding toxin-antitoxin system HicB family antitoxin, with the translated sequence MDLSPYIAALREDLATAASAGDEDTRRTAAVLSAALEPAARLAIMNALSDLAAEVTVALDGPVVDVRLDGRDVQVVVTGTDSREEDEPRTQEVPRPSAGDATRITLRLLDELKAKAEQAAQSQGMSLNTFVAQAVQGAVGKRRGGHHGGHHDGHRGHQKHHRPDDGPSSVRGWVQG